A stretch of Henckelia pumila isolate YLH828 chromosome 4, ASM3356847v2, whole genome shotgun sequence DNA encodes these proteins:
- the LOC140863807 gene encoding peptide chain release factor PrfB2, chloroplastic, with protein MSFLLLKRLYHSNSARKSLLKTHLLPRILSYSSCCSLNPIHEQFVSAGKFDNGFPSVFSFNWKVQYGSTFTRLACSQAAVESSTFDGLTVERIIANNWTIYDENENDWKSHASAIARSIHLIKKRLRWKRLLQRVETLSEQLNKPDLWEDPVHAGKISREHGSLMGKLKEVNAFEQELFEYIDMIKLAREDNDSELESESLNDLLTLRRSIKEKELEALLAGEHDSCSCFIEVQAGAGGTESMDWASMVMQMYKKWAEGRGYGVTVVDEMPGEIAGIKRATIKVDGEYAFGYAKAEIGAHRLVRISPFDSNKRRHTSFASIAVIPILGDRSSRVQINESDLRIERFRSGGAGGQHANTTDSAVRITHIPTGVTATCQNERSQHQNKASAMAVLQSRLDQLEMERQAKLNAEHTVSLTDINFGSQIRSYVLHPYRMVKDHRTEFEVADPESVLEGHLDGFILSFLSASLDKNGDEHL; from the exons ATGTCATTTTTGTTGCTGAAAAGATTGTATCATTCCAATTCAGCTCGAAAATCCCTCCTGAAGACCCATTTACTCCCTCGAATTCTCTCTTATTCCTCTTGCTGTTCCCTTAATCCAATTCATGAACAGTTTGTTTCAGCTGGGAAATTTGATAATGGGTTTCCATCAGTTTTTAGCTTTAACTGGAAAGTTCAATATGGGTCTACTTTCACCCGTCTTGCGTGTTCACAGGCTGCTGTTGAGTCATCCACTTTTGATGGGCTAACTGTGGAACGCATCATCGCGAATAATTGGACCATTTATGATGAAAATGAGAATGATTGGAAGAGCCATGCTTCTGCCATCGCTCGGTCTATCCACCTTATCAAGAAACGACTACGA TGGAAAAGATTATTACAGAGGGTGGAGACATTATCAGAACAGCTGAATAAGCCAGACCTGTGGGAAGATCCTGTACATGCAGGAAAGATAAGCCGTGAGCACGGCTCACTTATGGGCAAATTAAAAGAGGTCAATGCATTTGAGCAAGAGCTTTTTGAGTACATCGACATGATAAAACTAGCACGTGAAGATAATGACTCGGAATTGGAATCG GAATCTTTGAATGATCTACTTACATTGAGACGATCCATCAAAGAAAAAGAGCTTGAAGCCCTATTAGCTGGGGAGCATGACTCTTGCTCTTGTTTCATCGAG GTTCAAGCTGGAGCTGGTGGTACGGAGAGCATGGATTGGGCTTCAATGGTCATGCAGATGTATAAAAAATGGGCGGAAGGCCGGGGTTATGGGGTCACTGTTGTGGATGAAATGCCTGGCGAGATTGCTGGGATTAAG CGCGCCACCATTAAAGTCGACGGGGAGTATGCATTTGGATATGCCAAAGCTGAAATTGGGGCTCACCGTTTAGTACGCATTTCTCCATTTGACAGCAATAAGCGAAGGCATACATCATTTGCTTCCATAGCCGTAATTCCCATTCTTGGAGACAGATCTTCCCGTGTTCAAATCAACGAATCTGACCTACGAATTGAGCGGTTTCGATCTGGGGGAGCTGGGGGTCAGCACGCCAACACTACCGACAGTGCTGTCCGGATAACTCACATCCCTACTGGAGTCACCGCCACTTGTCAAAATGAAAG GTCGCAGCATCAAAACAAGGCATCCGCCATGGCGGTGCTTCAGTCTCGGCTGGACCAACTCGAGATGGAACGCCAAGCTAAGTTGAATGCAGAGCACACAGTGTCTCTCACTGATATAAATTTCGGCAGTCAAATACGTTCTTATGTACTCCAT CCTTATCGAATGGTGAAGGATCATAGAACCGAGTTCGAGGTTGCGGATCCTGAGTCAGTCCTCGAAGGCCATCTCGATGGCTTTATCTTGAGTTTTCTTTCTGCCTCCTTGGACAAAAATGGAGATGAACACCTTTGA